In the genome of Sciurus carolinensis chromosome 3, mSciCar1.2, whole genome shotgun sequence, one region contains:
- the LOC124980702 gene encoding uncharacterized protein LOC124980702 gives MQAHAAPGRDRAPSARDAWRVSQTKEALSIKGVWKAQEQPQTLIPRPQGKPERADIPLRAQEFLPVASELCSDNLRSRSLSWRLVRCGEIPQSQALRCGESATVRSLLTKPTLRKPLIHRREMDPRALVLARARVLGLRMQPCVEPPRPLPAWRRINDPGTASTLFLFSPSQSPTAMTTPSILILKANASNTFGSAVVAAGHIFSQIPSGSSLSDCLVESGDSISLPASKGMVGEG, from the coding sequence ATGCAAGCCCACGCGGCACCCGGGCGGGACCGGGCTCCCTCCGCCCGGGATGCCTGGCGTGTCTCTCAAACCAAAGAGGCATTATCAATAAAGGGTGTTTGGAAGGCGCAAGAGCAGCCCCAAACCCTAATTCCCAGGCCGCAAGGGAAGCCGGAGCGTGCAGACATCCCGCTCCGAGCTCAGGAATTCCTGCCCGTGGCGTCCGAGCTGTGCAGCGATAATCTGCGCTCGAGATCACTATCGTGGAGACTCGTCCGCTGCGGGGAAATTCCGCAAAGCCAGGCTTTGAGATGCGGAGAATCAGCGACTGTGCGATCCCTGCTTACAAAACCTACTCTGAGAAAGCCCCTCATTCATCGGAGGGAAATGGACCCCCGTGCGCTTGTTCTGGCCCGGGCGCGCGTCCTGGGGCTCAGAATGCAGCCCTGTGTGGAGCCGCCCAGGCCCCTGCCCGCCTGGAGACGAATCAATGACCCGGGCACAGCGTCCACCCTGTTTCTTTTCTCCCCGAGCCAGTCCCCAACCGCAATGACTACACCATCTATTCTTATTCTGAAAGCGAATGCAAGTAACACATTCGGCTCCGCAGTCGTGGCTGCGGGCCACATTTTTTCACAGATACCATCTGGTTCCAGTTTATCTGACTGTCTAGTGGAGAGCGGTGATTCTATCAGCCTTCCAGCCTCCAAGGGGATGGTGGGGGAGGGCTGA